The region ATCACGATCACCTTGTCGGACATCGCCAGCGCCTCCGCCTGGTCGTGGGTCACATAAACCGCGGTGAAACCGTGCTTACGCTGCAACGTGCGGATCTGCAACCGCAGTTGTTCACGCAACCGGGCATCCAGATTGGACAGCGGTTCGTCGAACAGCATCACATCCGGACGCACCGCCATTGAACGCGCCAGCGCCACCCGCTGCTGCTGACCGCCTGATAACTGGGTGGGCAATTTATCCAAATGCCCGGCCATCGCCACAGTCAGCGCGGTTTCCACCACCCGATGACTCAACGACTCCCGCGGTACTTTGCGTTGCTGTAACCCAAAGGCGATGTTTTCCGATACCGTCAGGTGGGGAAACAGCGCATAGGACTGAAAGCACATCGCCGTATTGCGTTTTTCCGGCTCCAGGCCGTTCATTTCCCGGCCACCAATGCGGATATGCCCGCCATCCAGCGGGACAAAACCGGCAATGGCGCGCAGCAGCGTGGTTTTGCCGCACCCGGATGGCCCCAGCAGGGTGACGAACTCACCCTCGTTAACGTCAAACGACACCCCTTTAAGGACAGGAACATCGCCGTAAGCCACACTGGCGCGTTCCACTTCCAGTCTACTCATTACACGCTCTCCCGTGAGTCGCAAGGCATCATGTTCAGCAAGGTGAAAACGTCGTTAATTCAATTTATAATGCAGTATGCATAATAATAATGACAGATATGTTGCAAAAGTGTAATCGAAAGAAGATGACTTAATTCATTGATATAGTAAGAAATAGATAAAAAGACTCTTCATGCTCGTTATCACCACCTTCATTTCGTGGTTGTATATCAGATATGGTGCAATTATCATTCATAATGTTTAATAATTAATGCGGCATGCATTAGCGGCAATACCTTGTTGACGCTGATTTAACTACACGATTTTTTGATATAAAAAGGATCAGCACATCATGAACACTCGCTCTGGAGCCGGCGTCTAATGCGGCCAATACTTCACGACAACGAAAGCATCACCGTGAACGAACGTATGGTGCTGGATATTGTCCGCCGCCACCGTCACATCATGCGCTCGGCGGTTTCCCCGCTGACCAACCTCACCCAACCGTCGGTACACCGAATCATCGACAGCCTGCTGGAACGCGGACTGCTGCGTCTGGGCGAAAGCATCGTACACGGACGCGGCAAACCCAGCCCGGCGCTGGAACTGGCGCCCGCCGCGCGCTACAGCATCGGCATTTCGGTAAATACCGATATGCTGGCGTTCTGCCTGTGCGATTTCAGTTGTCAGGTATTGCATGAAGAAACGCTGGATATCCCACTGGATGACCGCACGCGGGCGATGTTTACGCTGAAGGACCGGGTGCGCAAAGCACTGCAACACTATGCCATTCCCGTGTCGGCCGTCGTGGGTATCGGGTTTGCCATCGCCGGCTATCTAATGGAAGAGAAGCGGCTGTTCAATGCGCCGGAGCCGCTACGCGACTGGTCACTGGTGGATCTCAAAAGCGAGCTGGAAACCCTGTTCGACCTGGACGTCTGGACGGAGAATAATGCCACCACCGGCGCCATCGGCGAATCGGTGCTGGGCGCGGGGTTGCACTATTCCACCTTCGGCTACCTGTCGTTCAATTACGGTTTTGGCGCCGGTCTTATCCTCAATGGACAACCTTTTTCCGGCGCGTTCGGCAATGCCGGGGAGATCAGCCGCATTTACACCGAGCAGGAATTCACCTCCCGTCCGGCGCTGGGCGAACTGCTCAAGCGGCTCAATGCGCACGGTATCGATATCCAGCGGGTAAGCGCCCTGCGCCAGCAGTTCGACCCGCAATGGCCGGGTGTCGACGACTGGGTGGCGGAAGTCAGGCCATACCTGAACCGGGCGATTGACGCGTTGCGGGCGGTGATTGACCCGGCCGCCATCGTGTTTGGCGGCGAATTGCCAACGGCGCTGGGCGAGATGCTGCTCGACGTACCGCCGACCCAACAGCTACCGCGTTACGGCCTCGCCGCCCAATATCCCCGGCTATTGCTAAGCCAGATCCAGCACGACCCGTCGGTGATTGGCGCGGCATTGATGCCGTTCAAAGCGCGTTATTTCGCCTGAGGTCCGTTTGGCGTAACTCACCCATCAATCTGGGTGACAATGTCACTTTAAACTGACGTGGCTGCGGCCGTCAGCAACGTCACCAGGGTGGCGACCTCTGCGTCGCAGGGCTGTTTTTCTTCTTCCACCACCAGATACAACGGCGTAAAACGCCGCCCGCCCTGCGGCAGCGACAACGGTTTCAGCTCGCCGGAAGCCAGCCAGGGCGCGATACGCGCCTCCGGCATCCAGCCATAACCGACACCATGCATGACGGCTTCTATCGCGGCCTCTACCGTGGTGAAAGTCCAGTTTTCAGCGCTGGCCGGCTTACGCAAACTGTCCTTTTGCTGTTGCCGGTCGATGATTTCAATCAGCGGATACGCCGCAAGATCCTGAAACGACAACGGCGTGGCTAACCGGTGCAACGGATGTTCAGCCCGGGCGACGGCCACAAATGCCATTTCCATCAGCAGCCGTCCCCGGTTAATGCCGTCCCACGGTCGGGAAATCAGCCAGATATCCGCCTGACGATCCGCCAGTTGCGCCCGGTTTTCACTACGCAGCACCTCCATCAGGTGCACCTGCGTATGCGGATGGCGAGACTGAAAGGTGCGTAGCGCGCCAAACAGCGTGGATTTGGGAAAAATGCTGTCCACCACCAGATCGATTCTGGCTCGTCCGCCACGCCGCAACACCTCCGCCCGCGACTCCAGCGCCTGAAAGGCGTTTAGCAACGGAATAACCTGCGCCAGCAATTGCTGACCCTGCGCCGTCAGCACCGTTCTGCGCCCGGATGGCGCCAACAGCGACACCCCCAACCGTTCCTGCATCAACGACAATTGGTAACTGACCGAAGACTGGCTACGGTTGAACGCTTGCGCCGCCGGGGCAAAACCGCCCAGCTCAACCACCGCCTGCAGCAGCGTCCATTGTTCCAGTGTGGTTTTCGTCAACATCATGTACTTCAGCCCGCCTTTGTTTACCGGATTTGTTTAACGAATCTGTTTAACGAATATAGTGTTCGGCTCATCCTCTCAACTCATCTAATTATCGAATTAATTAGCGCTAAAAACAGCGTTATTCATCAACTTAATCCGCTTTTATACTCCAGCTAAGTCAACAGAAGGAAAACAGTATGAATAGCTTCGACAAACAGGATCTCAGCGGTTTTGTGGGAAAACATCTGGTCTATACCTACGACAACGGCTGGAATTACGAGATATACGTGAAAAATGACCACACGCTGGATTACCGTATCCACAGCGGCATCGTGGGCAATCGCTGGGTGAAAGACCAGCAGGTGTTTATCGCCCGCGTCGCCCGCGACGTCTACAAGATCTCCTGGACGGAACCAACCGGCACCGACGTAAGCCTGATCATCAATCTGGGCGATCGGATTTTCCACGGCACCATTTTCTTCCCCCGCTGGGTGATCAATAACCCGGAAAAAACCGTCTGCTTCCAGAACGATCACATCCCGCTGATGGAGTCCTACCGTGCGGCAGGCCCGGCCTACCCGACTGAAGTGATTGATGAATTCGCCACCATCACCTTTGTGCGCGACTGCGGCGAAAACGATAACAGCGTCATCAATTGCCCGGCCAGCGACCTGCCGGACAATTTCCCGCAGAATCTGCGTTAAGTCGCCCTACGGCGGCCCGCCCGGTCCGCCGTTGCTTGTCTCCTGCCGTACCGCATTCACACCACCGTTATGCACCCGCATCGGGCAAAATCAGACTTCATCAACTTGACCTGTAACGCCATAAATTAAAGTGGAACGCTATTTTGAAAAATGCAAAAATCACCCGTTACGCGTGATTTTCACGCTTTACAGAATAACCGTTAACTTTATGGATGAAGAAATATGGATATTTTGCTTAGTCTGGTCAAAACCCCTGCGGTGATTATCGCCATCGTGGCGTTTCTCGGGTTGCTGTTTCAGCGCGCACCGCTTTCTCGCCTGATTACCGGCACGTTTCTGTCTTTTATCGGTTTCACGATGATCAAAATCGGCGGCGGCATTCTGATGAAAGTGCTGACCGCCTTCAGTTCGCTGTTTTCTCACGCCTTCGACATTGTCGGCGTAGTGCCCAGTAATGAAGCCATTATGGCGGCGACCATCGACAAGATTGGCGCGACCGCCGCGCTGATCCTGCTGTTTGCCATGGTGCTGAATATTCTGTTGGCTCGATTTACCCGGCTGAAATACATCTACCTGTCGCTGCATCTGGTGCTGTTCATGGCCTTTGCCTTCACCGCGGTACTGATTCAGCTCAATTACAGCAATACCACCATCATTGTGGTGTCCTCGCTGTTGATCGGCCTTTACATGGCGGCGTCGCCCTATATTCTCAGCCGGTTCAGCCGCACCATCATCGGTTCCAACGAATACGCCATTTCCCATGCCGCCATCTCGTCCTATGTGCTGGGGTCTTATATGGGAAAATGGTTCGGTAACAAAAACAGCGACACCGAGCACCTGACGCTCAGTCAGCGCTTCGACTTTCTCCGCGAACCGAATGTGGCCACGCTGCTGACCATGCTGGTGCTGTTGCTGCTTTCCTGCCTGTTTGCCACCCGGCCGCAAATCACGGACGCCATGGTGATGGTGTATGGCACTGGCGCAGCGGATAAAAACGTAGTGATTTTTATTCTGGAACAGTCCGCCACCTTCGCCTGCGGGCTTTATCTGGCCAAGGCTGGCGTGAACCTGTTCACGGCTGAAATCGTGCCGGCGTTCAAGGGTTTCGCTAATGTGTTCGCCCCTGGCGCCATTCCGGCGGTCGATGTGATGGTGCTATTTACCAAAGCGCCCAACGCGACGCTGATCGGCTTTTTGATCAGTTTCTCGGTGGAACTGGTGTGCATTCTGCTGTTCCCGCTGGTTGGGCTGCCAATTATCGTGCCCGGCATCATGGCCAGTTTTATCACCGGCGGCGCGGCCGCCATTTTCGGCAATGCTACCGGTGGCGTGCGCGGCGCGGTGATCGCCAGCAGTCTCAATGGTCTGCTGCTGTGCGTGCTGCCGGCGCTGACCTTACCGCTGTTTTCGCACCTTGGCGCACAAGGCGTCACCTTCGCCGACCCGGATTTCACACTACCGGCGCTGATTCTGGATCGTCTGCTGCGCTGGTTTAACTGACGTATCGCTCAGTCCACCCCAAAACCATTCATCCCAAACCATTCATCCCAAAAAAACGGCAGGCCATCAGGGCCTGCCGTTGTTCTCTGTGAGACCGAAACGCCGGCTCAGAACGTCGTCCAGTTATCCGTTGACGAACCGGCTGAACGGCCGGCAGGCAACGCGGCGGTACGGGCGCCGTTATCCGCCATTCGCGCGCTGCTATCCATCATTCGCGCGCTGCTATCCGTCATGCGCGGGCGTAAAAGCGCCGGGGCGTGGCCGGATAGCGCCGGTTCATCCTGTGGCGACAGGCGGAATACCGATACCAGCCGCGACAGCTTCGCCGCCTCATCCTCCAGCGAATTCGACGCGGCGGACGATTCATGCACCATTGAGGCGTTCTGCTGAATGGTAGTGTCCATTTCCGATACCGCCGCGCCTATTTGCGCAATGCCACGGCTCTGTTCATCCGACGCCGAGGCGATTTCGCCCATGATGTCGTGTACCCGCTTAACGGATGCCATGATGTCATCCATCGCGCTCCCCGCATCCGACACCAGCACCGTCCCGGTATTTACCCGGGTCACCGATTCTGAAATCAGCCCTTCAATCTCTTTGGCCGCCTGGGAACTGCGCTGCGCCAGATTGCGCACCTCGCCGGCCACCACCGCGAAACCGCGCCCCTGTTCCCCTGCGCGCGCCGCTTCCACCGCGGCATTCAGCGCCAGAATATTGGTCTGGAACGCAATGCTGTTGATGACGGTGGTAATATCGGAAATCTTTTTCGAACTGCCGGAAATGTCATCCATGGTCTGGATCACCTTGTGGATGATCTCACCGCCCCGATTGGCGTTACCGGAAGCCTGCTCGGAAATCTGGCTGGCATGGCGGGCATTGTCGGCATTGTTTTTCACCGTAGCGGTTAACTGCTCCATGCTGGCGGCGGTTTCCACGATCGCCGACGATTGCTGCTCAGTACGCGAAGAGAGGTCGTTGTTGCCAGCAGCGATATCCGAAGAAGCTTTCGCCACACTGTAGACGCTGTGCCGAATATCGGCGATCAGCTGGCGCAATTTTTCAGTCATCGACATCATCGCCAGCGTCAATTGCCCCAGCTCATCATGGCGCTCCACCACCACGCTGGCCGACAGGTCGCCGCCGGCGATCTTCTCCGCCAGTTTCAGGTTGGCGATCACCGGCCGGGTAATCTGGCGGGTGACCGACCAGGCAATGAATAGCCCCAGCACCGCGGCGGCAATACCGGAAATAACCGTCTGGAATACCGAGTTATTGATAATATCGTTGTTACGGGCACCGATTTTTTTGAGAATCCCATCGATGTCGTTAATCAGCTTGTCCCCGGTCGCTCTAAGCGCGGAATCGGTCGTTCTCAGTTGATTAACCTTGTCGTTATATTTCACGCCGCTCTGGTTATAGCGCTCAATTCGGTTACCGAGTTCGCTGACGCTATTTTTAGCCTCTGCAGGGAGCAATCCATTCAGGCTGTCGAAAGATTTTTTCGCCTGATCATAAACGCCCTGCATCGATTTAAATGCCGCCTCGCTGCCCTCTTTTTGCAGCAAATGCACTTTGTCCACCAACTGTGCGTAGAGCACGGAGGTCTGATGGTACTGACGTAACAGATTGATATCGGTTGAGCTGGCGTAAAGCGTATCGCTCAGGGCTTCTTTCTGGTCAAGCGCTGCGATCTCTTTAGTGACATCGTTCATACCGTCAACACTGTTTTTGACACGATCGATATTTTTGGCGTATTCCGTAAAGTCCTGCGCTACATTGCTGAAATCGCCCTGATACGTCGCATCCCAACGCAGCGCGTTGGCCTTTTCATTTAGCTGACGGGCCTGTTCAAGGTATTTATTCAGGTTGTTGAGGTTGTCATTATTGAGCGTATACGTGAATTTGATCCGGGCAATTCGGGTAAGATCAATGAAGTTTCCCATTTCATTCATGATCGAGCTTTTAACATACAAATCCTGAATCATGAAAAAACGAACCGAGCTGAAGGCCGACGCCAGAATAACCAGCAGCAGCACAAGGCCAAATCCGCCATACATCTTGTGCGAGATCTTTAAATTTCGCACATAATTCCCAAACACACTCATCCTTGCTTCTCCGACTGGGTGGAATGCGCCGTGACAAAGGCGACAGATATTTTTACTTATCGGAAGAAAATGGTGTTTTTTTAGCAAAACAGCGTGATGAAAGTCACATTTCATGCAAAATAATGCTTTATTACAATCAAGATTGATTAGTTATCATCATCAAACGGCATTGTATTCGATCACAAAAAAAGCCCCTGCCGGAAGGCAAGGGCTAAGTCATTGGGCAAAGAAATAGGATTATTTGGTCGCTGCCAGGCTCTTGCCAATCGCCAGAACCACACTGGCCTGACGCTGCTGCGCCGGCTCAAACATTTTGTTGTCCACCAGCGTCACCGGCTGGACTTCGACGATACGACCTTTTACCACCGCAGAGCACAGCGAATGCACCACCTGGTCATTCAGAATGGTCAGCAGGCAACGGAATTTGGGCGCGCCGTCAGCGACCAGTTCCTTTTTTTCCGGCCGAATACGTTGGCGCAGCATCTCTTTCTCGGAGCTGGCGACCACGACATCCAGCGCGCTGTCGCCAGCCACCGTCTGCCCGTTGACCAACGGTGGCATATAAACGGTTACCAGCGCCTTACGCTTGGTTGCGGTATCCACATATTCCGCCTGCACCGAATGCTCTTTCGCATCCACTTCCACCTTCTGCCGTTTCAAACTATCGACAACAGCCGGCAATGCATCGCCCAGTTGTTGCGAGGTATAACCGGCGATCAGATCCGGATTGCTGTTGTCGGCAAAGCCATAGAGCGGCATAGCCAGCAACAGACCGCACAGTCCTTTCGTTATCACGCCCTTACTCATTTTTTTCTCTCCTTTAATGCGCCTGATTTTTTGATACAAACCATCCCCTGATAACACTATATATCGAATTGTTTTTTTATCAGTGTGATAGCGTCAATTTTTACCGCAATTCGGTTGTTCCCAAACGGTCCTGGCGATTCAGCGCGACGATCGGTAGCCCGCTGTGCGGCTTTTCCAGACGATCATCCCTGCTTACCGTGTTCAGCCCAGGCAGGCGCATCAGCAACGAAGCCGAAACGCAGAGCGGGCTATACCCGCTTTTTGCCACATTGTCCGATAGCAGGCAGCGATTCAATAAGTGACATTGTCACTAAAAGGACTGGCGCGCTGCACCACGGGAACTATAGTTTTGTTGGGTGACCCGACACCACTCCGCGCTCTGCATAGCCGTCGGTTGCGCGGTGCAGTGAACCAAGACGCTGAAAACCCATGACAACGGAAAAGAAGGGAACATCATGAAACTGAAAGCATTGATTCTGTCCAGCCTGTTCGTCAGCGCGATAGCCGGCGCAGCCAGCACCACGGTAACGCTAAAAGAGGCGCTGCCGACCGGAGACGGCGATACGCTTGGCGATATCACCATCACCGAAACAGAATACGGTCTGCTGTTCAGCCCCAGCCTGAAAGGATTGCCGCCGGGCATTCACGGCTTCCACGTGCATGCCAACGCCAGCTGCGCGCCGGGCGAGCAGAACGGCAACAAGGTGCCGGCATTAGCGGCCGGCGGCCATCTGGATCCACTAAAAACCGGCCGACATCTTGGCCCTTACAACGACAAAGGGCACCTCGGCGACCTGCCGGGGCTGGTGGTCAATGCCGATGGCACCGCCAGTTACGAGGTGCTGGCGCCACGGCTAAAATCGCTATCGGAGGTGAAAAACCACGCGCTGATGATCCATACCGGCGGCGATAACTACGCGGATACGCCGAAAGAGCTGGGCGGCGGCGGCATGCGTATCGCCTGCGGCGTTATTCAATAACATGTTGTCAACCGACGCGGCCCAACCGGCGGCGTCGGCCATCTCTGCACGTTTTTCAGTCCCCCCTTTGTTTGCGCGGTATTCCTGATAAAACACCGAAAACATTAGATTTTATTAATTATAATCTGTCGTTATTAATCATTTCTATCACCACTTATTACCTTATTGATACCAAGGTTATTACCGATGTGATCCTGTACACGGAAATGAATTTCTTGCTTATACCGTTGATAGCAGGTGATCGAGATCACCCTATGCCCTGAAAGCATCTCGTAGGATGAACTGTGCTTCCCATTAAATTAATTTAAATATAGGGAGTGGGAATATCATGTCATCTTTCCTGAGCCATATCGCAATCCCGGGTTTAAAAAGGAACCGCCCTGCACGTGGGGCCTATCGCTGCGATGCTTTACCCTCCTCGCTGTCAGCTCTCGGGTTACCATCAAAACCGGGGTTGCTGCTGGTATTTGTGCCACCTGAAGCCAATTTTTCAGAGGTCAACCGCGCCTGGCAACGTTTCTCTGCCCCCCATCGCACCGTTATCACCCTTTCCTCCACCGGCGCATTATGCAGCCAGCGCAATAATTCCACTTACTGCGACATGAACGGCCCGTATGGCAGTTGGCTGTGGATGCCCCAGTCACTGATCGCTAAACATGAAGTGCATCTGGTGGATCTGCACATGCATGACAAACCCAGCGCCCGCGCCAGGATCGATGCCATCAGACAAGAACTGGAACGCCTGGATGTCAGTTTGCCGCTCTCTTCGGATAACACGTTCGCGCTGATTTATTGCGATGGCCTGGCTGCGTCGGAAGGGTTTCTGATGCAAGCCTGGTATGCCTGCCGCCGTTTCCCCTGTCTGACCATTGGCGGCGCGGCAGGCGGGCGGCTCGATTTCAGCGGAACCTACATCGGTGCGGACAATACGGTGCTGCAAGGAAAAGCCGTGATTGTGTTCTGTCAGATGGCGCCCGGTAAGTCTTTTGCGCCGTTCAAGAGCCAGAACTTTGATCCGACAAAACAAAGCTGGCTGGTGGCGGAAGCCGACCCCGTCGCCCGCACGGTTAAGTCCGTCTTTGACGCCAACGGCCATGAGCAACCCATCATTGAGGCGATCGCCTCATGTTTGCGCTGCCCGCCGAACCAAATCAGCCAGCATCTGACAGGAAAAACCTTTGCGGTTAAAGTCAACGATGAATACTTCGTCCGATCCGTCGCATCGATTAAAGAAGACCGCATTGC is a window of Dickeya solani IPO 2222 DNA encoding:
- a CDS encoding methyl-accepting chemotaxis protein → MSVFGNYVRNLKISHKMYGGFGLVLLLVILASAFSSVRFFMIQDLYVKSSIMNEMGNFIDLTRIARIKFTYTLNNDNLNNLNKYLEQARQLNEKANALRWDATYQGDFSNVAQDFTEYAKNIDRVKNSVDGMNDVTKEIAALDQKEALSDTLYASSTDINLLRQYHQTSVLYAQLVDKVHLLQKEGSEAAFKSMQGVYDQAKKSFDSLNGLLPAEAKNSVSELGNRIERYNQSGVKYNDKVNQLRTTDSALRATGDKLINDIDGILKKIGARNNDIINNSVFQTVISGIAAAVLGLFIAWSVTRQITRPVIANLKLAEKIAGGDLSASVVVERHDELGQLTLAMMSMTEKLRQLIADIRHSVYSVAKASSDIAAGNNDLSSRTEQQSSAIVETAASMEQLTATVKNNADNARHASQISEQASGNANRGGEIIHKVIQTMDDISGSSKKISDITTVINSIAFQTNILALNAAVEAARAGEQGRGFAVVAGEVRNLAQRSSQAAKEIEGLISESVTRVNTGTVLVSDAGSAMDDIMASVKRVHDIMGEIASASDEQSRGIAQIGAAVSEMDTTIQQNASMVHESSAASNSLEDEAAKLSRLVSVFRLSPQDEPALSGHAPALLRPRMTDSSARMMDSSARMADNGARTAALPAGRSAGSSTDNWTTF
- a CDS encoding PTS ascorbate transporter subunit IIC, which codes for MDILLSLVKTPAVIIAIVAFLGLLFQRAPLSRLITGTFLSFIGFTMIKIGGGILMKVLTAFSSLFSHAFDIVGVVPSNEAIMAATIDKIGATAALILLFAMVLNILLARFTRLKYIYLSLHLVLFMAFAFTAVLIQLNYSNTTIIVVSSLLIGLYMAASPYILSRFSRTIIGSNEYAISHAAISSYVLGSYMGKWFGNKNSDTEHLTLSQRFDFLREPNVATLLTMLVLLLLSCLFATRPQITDAMVMVYGTGAADKNVVIFILEQSATFACGLYLAKAGVNLFTAEIVPAFKGFANVFAPGAIPAVDVMVLFTKAPNATLIGFLISFSVELVCILLFPLVGLPIIVPGIMASFITGGAAAIFGNATGGVRGAVIASSLNGLLLCVLPALTLPLFSHLGAQGVTFADPDFTLPALILDRLLRWFN
- a CDS encoding ROK family protein; protein product: MRPILHDNESITVNERMVLDIVRRHRHIMRSAVSPLTNLTQPSVHRIIDSLLERGLLRLGESIVHGRGKPSPALELAPAARYSIGISVNTDMLAFCLCDFSCQVLHEETLDIPLDDRTRAMFTLKDRVRKALQHYAIPVSAVVGIGFAIAGYLMEEKRLFNAPEPLRDWSLVDLKSELETLFDLDVWTENNATTGAIGESVLGAGLHYSTFGYLSFNYGFGAGLILNGQPFSGAFGNAGEISRIYTEQEFTSRPALGELLKRLNAHGIDIQRVSALRQQFDPQWPGVDDWVAEVRPYLNRAIDALRAVIDPAAIVFGGELPTALGEMLLDVPPTQQLPRYGLAAQYPRLLLSQIQHDPSVIGAALMPFKARYFA
- a CDS encoding LysR family transcriptional regulator, with protein sequence MLTKTTLEQWTLLQAVVELGGFAPAAQAFNRSQSSVSYQLSLMQERLGVSLLAPSGRRTVLTAQGQQLLAQVIPLLNAFQALESRAEVLRRGGRARIDLVVDSIFPKSTLFGALRTFQSRHPHTQVHLMEVLRSENRAQLADRQADIWLISRPWDGINRGRLLMEMAFVAVARAEHPLHRLATPLSFQDLAAYPLIEIIDRQQQKDSLRKPASAENWTFTTVEAAIEAVMHGVGYGWMPEARIAPWLASGELKPLSLPQGGRRFTPLYLVVEEEKQPCDAEVATLVTLLTAAATSV
- the sodC gene encoding superoxide dismutase family protein; this encodes MKLKALILSSLFVSAIAGAASTTVTLKEALPTGDGDTLGDITITETEYGLLFSPSLKGLPPGIHGFHVHANASCAPGEQNGNKVPALAAGGHLDPLKTGRHLGPYNDKGHLGDLPGLVVNADGTASYEVLAPRLKSLSEVKNHALMIHTGGDNYADTPKELGGGGMRIACGVIQ
- a CDS encoding phenolic acid decarboxylase, with the protein product MNSFDKQDLSGFVGKHLVYTYDNGWNYEIYVKNDHTLDYRIHSGIVGNRWVKDQQVFIARVARDVYKISWTEPTGTDVSLIINLGDRIFHGTIFFPRWVINNPEKTVCFQNDHIPLMESYRAAGPAYPTEVIDEFATITFVRDCGENDNSVINCPASDLPDNFPQNLR
- a CDS encoding ABC transporter ATP-binding protein → MSRLEVERASVAYGDVPVLKGVSFDVNEGEFVTLLGPSGCGKTTLLRAIAGFVPLDGGHIRIGGREMNGLEPEKRNTAMCFQSYALFPHLTVSENIAFGLQQRKVPRESLSHRVVETALTVAMAGHLDKLPTQLSGGQQQRVALARSMAVRPDVMLFDEPLSNLDARLREQLRLQIRTLQRKHGFTAVYVTHDQAEALAMSDKVIVMHGGSVIQSGTPQEIYHRPVNRFVADFIGTANIMVGTVTARDGDAGQYRVATALGEFVVASDEPPAHQRVYLCWRPENACLLSLPALGQNIFSLRVKRQTFLGNLTDIEGCHQDTDSVHYRIQLLGYQPLLEGETYYFSLQPGALQFLREAVAA